Proteins from one Bifidobacterium sp. ESL0732 genomic window:
- a CDS encoding DNA starvation/stationary phase protection protein, producing MADEFLSPGIDQAASDKIVSILQNRLAQEEEASLILKHAHWNVSGPSFIGVHEMIDPEVDAVRNMADETAERIATLGGSAEGTPESIISNRTWSEFKLMGRQNTQDYLKALVDYYADFIVAERKAYEELDPIDVISSNIMQDHVQELEHFNWFMNSHLIEETPHA from the coding sequence ATGGCAGATGAATTTTTGAGCCCTGGCATTGATCAGGCAGCATCCGATAAGATCGTCTCGATTCTGCAGAACCGTTTGGCGCAGGAGGAAGAGGCTTCACTGATTCTCAAGCATGCTCACTGGAACGTCTCCGGTCCGAGCTTCATCGGCGTGCACGAAATGATCGACCCTGAGGTCGACGCCGTGCGCAACATGGCCGACGAGACCGCAGAACGCATCGCGACCCTCGGCGGCAGCGCCGAAGGCACCCCGGAGTCCATCATCAGCAACCGCACCTGGAGCGAGTTCAAGCTCATGGGCCGCCAGAACACCCAGGATTATCTGAAGGCTCTGGTCGACTACTACGCCGACTTCATCGTCGCCGAGCGCAAGGCCTATGAGGAGCTCGATCCGATCGACGTCATCAGCTCCAACATCATGCAGGACCACGTGCAGGAACTCGAGCACTTCAACTGGTTCATGAACAGCCACCTGATCGAAGAGACTCCGCACGCCTGA
- a CDS encoding SDR family oxidoreductase translates to MVGTLAGNTAENEGKSEIRLGNTITSKRAVVTGASSGIGRATALQLASAGWKVVALARRRDKLIELSDQLGDACEYVVCDVTNEVSTQAAVTRILRGGPVKALVNCAGGAIGQDPIEECNVDDWRKMYDVNVLGTLRVTQKLLPALKSAPGGGTVVVVSSTAGIEPYEGGGGYCGVKSAERVLAQTLRFEQVGQPLRVIDVSPGMVETKEFSLNRFHGDQAKADAVYAGVPSPLTGDDIAECIEWALDLPDSVDIDSIVVRPRAQASAQRVYRES, encoded by the coding sequence ATGGTGGGAACGTTGGCTGGCAACACAGCGGAAAATGAAGGAAAATCCGAGATTCGACTCGGGAACACGATTACATCGAAGCGTGCAGTGGTTACGGGCGCTTCCAGCGGAATCGGACGTGCGACCGCGCTGCAACTGGCTTCAGCTGGTTGGAAGGTCGTGGCGCTCGCGCGTAGGCGTGACAAGCTCATCGAGCTTTCCGACCAACTTGGCGACGCCTGCGAATACGTGGTGTGTGACGTGACCAATGAAGTTTCGACGCAAGCCGCGGTCACGAGGATTTTGCGCGGCGGGCCGGTCAAGGCGCTGGTCAACTGCGCTGGCGGTGCCATCGGACAGGATCCGATTGAAGAATGCAATGTCGACGATTGGCGCAAAATGTATGACGTCAATGTGCTCGGTACGTTGCGCGTCACCCAGAAGTTGCTTCCGGCGCTCAAGTCTGCTCCGGGTGGCGGCACGGTCGTCGTCGTTTCCTCGACGGCAGGCATTGAACCCTACGAAGGTGGCGGTGGGTATTGCGGCGTGAAGTCGGCTGAGCGCGTTTTGGCGCAGACACTGCGTTTTGAGCAGGTCGGCCAGCCGCTGCGTGTCATCGACGTCTCCCCTGGCATGGTTGAGACCAAGGAGTTCTCGCTCAACCGCTTCCACGGCGATCAGGCCAAGGCCGACGCGGTGTACGCCGGCGTGCCGAGCCCACTGACCGGCGACGACATCGCCGAGTGCATCGAGTGGGCGCTTGACTTGCCCGACAGCGTGGATATCGATTCGATCGTGGTTCGCCCGCGTGCCCAAGCTTCCGCTCAGCGGGTCTATCGGGAGAGCTGA
- a CDS encoding helix-turn-helix transcriptional regulator, with amino-acid sequence MALPSIELMTLGALKDHPMSAYDINKFLASRGVSNWVQVSEQSVYRIAIKLCDDGYTAIDTDDSAASSQKRVYSITPKGKRHFNDLMDEIASAPPHIAFDFVAMVANLYQTDEATGRRLLTTLETNHRSVSQWLRHSVDGMPFSEASETVLLCADTYALIARWAHHFQEHFYSDSASADSGEHADSDNGDANDTESANHLSNSTDFVIVDSQQTRSDTTNSATSFRQEFSDTRSKVDHATSTPNTPKSSDQEPNENATKTNAISNSSMAFSQTPHQSQPKANADTNQDGTHNSPTVIVKNQRFTGSLPITKLDFHLHSMAGHITTRSNTIAAADDFEIHFHHCHASDFQIANTAGTLHIANTGTPWDHLSLTEIFNPAQWNAYVEVIIPAGQSLSQSSIELHSCGLLVAGLGTDSLDLGLHSSSAKISGISTDLATVDLYSSSMKWEGIVRERMDLTCHSGSARISGLPQDFGYRANIHNGSFTVAGRPIISGQSTLVRPGTPAVTLDLHSGSVAID; translated from the coding sequence ATGGCACTGCCTTCCATTGAACTCATGACACTCGGGGCGTTGAAAGACCATCCGATGAGCGCCTATGACATCAACAAATTCCTTGCCTCACGCGGTGTCAGCAACTGGGTTCAGGTCAGCGAGCAATCCGTCTATCGCATCGCCATCAAACTCTGCGACGACGGCTACACTGCAATTGACACAGATGATTCCGCAGCTTCCTCGCAAAAACGCGTCTATTCCATAACGCCAAAAGGCAAACGACATTTCAACGACCTTATGGACGAAATAGCCTCGGCACCGCCGCACATCGCCTTCGACTTCGTAGCGATGGTAGCAAATCTGTATCAAACCGACGAGGCCACCGGCCGCAGGCTGCTCACCACGCTCGAAACCAACCACCGCAGCGTTTCACAATGGCTCCGGCACTCAGTGGACGGCATGCCGTTCAGCGAGGCGAGCGAGACGGTACTGCTTTGCGCTGATACCTACGCCCTCATCGCGCGCTGGGCGCACCACTTTCAGGAACACTTTTACTCTGACTCGGCATCCGCTGATTCCGGTGAACACGCTGATTCCGATAACGGCGACGCCAACGATACGGAAAGCGCGAATCATTTAAGCAACTCCACCGATTTCGTCATCGTCGATTCGCAGCAAACCCGAAGCGACACAACAAACTCCGCAACGTCTTTTAGGCAAGAGTTCAGCGACACTCGCAGCAAAGTCGATCACGCAACGAGCACACCAAATACACCAAAATCTTCTGACCAAGAGCCAAACGAGAACGCCACTAAAACAAACGCCATCTCAAACAGCTCGATGGCTTTCAGCCAGACTCCGCATCAGAGCCAACCAAAGGCGAACGCCGACACGAACCAAGATGGCACACACAACAGCCCAACCGTCATAGTGAAGAATCAACGGTTCACCGGCTCGTTGCCGATTACGAAACTGGATTTCCACCTGCACTCCATGGCAGGCCACATCACCACTCGGTCGAATACAATCGCCGCAGCCGACGATTTCGAGATCCACTTCCATCACTGCCATGCTTCCGATTTCCAAATCGCCAACACCGCAGGGACGCTACACATCGCCAATACCGGCACGCCCTGGGACCATTTGTCGCTGACCGAAATCTTTAATCCAGCGCAATGGAACGCCTATGTCGAGGTCATCATCCCGGCCGGCCAGTCTCTGAGCCAAAGCTCCATCGAACTGCACAGCTGCGGACTGCTTGTCGCCGGTCTCGGCACCGACTCGCTCGACTTAGGGCTTCATAGCAGTTCCGCCAAGATCAGCGGCATATCCACGGACCTGGCCACCGTCGATCTTTACAGCAGCAGCATGAAGTGGGAAGGCATCGTCCGCGAGCGCATGGACCTGACCTGCCATAGCGGCAGTGCCCGCATCAGCGGCCTGCCACAAGACTTCGGCTATCGTGCGAACATCCACAACGGCTCGTTCACGGTCGCCGGCCGACCAATCATCAGCGGTCAATCCACTCTCGTCAGGCCTGGGACGCCGGCGGTGACGTTGGACCTGCATTCCGGCAGTGTCGCAATAGACTAA
- a CDS encoding Fic family protein, with translation MHTFDYERSGRKLLTPQTVNLLNAIHEAKGRQNTQLQISPDLAKPLVNVARIQSTDASNRIEGISTTDKRLAGIVSEKVIPRNHDEEEIAGYRDVLNTIHENYAYIPLKPNVILQLHHDLFRHTPLAFAGHWKDTDNMIVESDGTGHAKVRFTPPSALQTPELMAEACNDYNKANESGNIDSLLLTCMFVFDFTCIHPFNDGNGRMSRLLTLLLLYRSGYEIGKYISIEHLIEQSRATYYEALAASTIGWNENTNDYAPFVNYLLGTVLTAYRQFDERAAIVSANVPVSLHHPTTKKQRIADVLAQSLSPLSKADIQQTLPDISTSTIERTLKTLLDDNQIQKLGAGRTTRYVSLHRQ, from the coding sequence ATGCATACTTTTGACTACGAGCGGTCCGGGCGCAAACTGTTGACCCCGCAGACCGTGAACTTGCTCAATGCAATTCACGAAGCTAAAGGACGCCAGAATACCCAGCTACAAATCAGCCCGGATCTCGCCAAACCACTCGTCAACGTTGCACGCATCCAAAGCACAGACGCGTCGAATCGCATCGAAGGAATCTCAACCACCGACAAGCGCCTGGCAGGCATCGTCAGTGAAAAAGTGATACCTCGGAACCACGACGAGGAAGAAATCGCAGGCTATCGCGATGTGCTCAATACCATCCACGAAAACTATGCTTATATACCGCTGAAACCGAACGTCATCCTGCAACTGCACCACGATCTCTTTCGCCATACGCCACTTGCTTTCGCCGGCCATTGGAAAGACACCGACAACATGATTGTTGAGTCCGACGGGACAGGCCATGCAAAAGTCAGGTTCACACCGCCGTCTGCGCTCCAAACTCCGGAACTCATGGCGGAAGCCTGCAACGATTACAACAAAGCCAACGAATCTGGCAACATCGATTCCTTATTGCTAACCTGCATGTTCGTTTTCGACTTCACCTGCATCCACCCGTTTAATGACGGCAACGGTCGTATGAGCCGGCTGCTGACACTGCTTCTGCTCTACCGTTCTGGTTACGAAATCGGAAAATACATCAGCATCGAACACCTCATCGAGCAAAGCCGGGCCACTTATTACGAAGCGCTGGCAGCAAGCACCATCGGCTGGAACGAAAACACCAATGATTACGCGCCATTCGTCAACTATCTGCTCGGCACCGTTCTGACGGCCTACCGTCAGTTCGACGAACGGGCCGCAATCGTAAGCGCAAACGTTCCGGTTTCTTTGCACCATCCGACAACCAAAAAGCAGCGCATCGCCGACGTTCTCGCCCAAAGTCTCAGCCCACTTTCCAAGGCCGATATCCAGCAGACCCTTCCCGATATCAGCACTTCGACCATCGAACGCACGCTGAAAACCCTGCTCGACGACAATCAAATCCAGAAACTCGGCGCAGGCCGCACCACCAGATACGTGAGCCTGCATCGCCAATAA
- a CDS encoding sugar porter family MFS transporter, whose protein sequence is MLSEQIRWPSAADSVSSVDSAGSVDSIDSAGSARPAGVTQPVEVAGSADSVELPSVVSPPSSHRHYMAVLVALGICGGGLYGYTLTFLSGALVSMNFDGSNRPLSAWDQSVLTAVMLLGSAIGSYVGGELADRFGRKRLIIAGGITAVVGALLCALATSFGGFLAGRFIVGFAIGITECVIPIYLGEMAPANRRGFIVSVNSVMINVAQLAASLVNAVLVSVADWHAMVWAAVVPTVLLTVVALVIKEAPTFSGRQSDVSNKRDVTTVSSPKQDSSSQADSDTNVVLEQATSPRSANQANRSAAKAPTFRAPWLRRVLFVGIGVAMINQLIGCNAINYFAPTMFSSTLGIDPHNSVVAMVPVMAASAVAAIIGGLIFIDRINRRTFLIVGLCGSSFFLAAVGLCYLFIDSKHPNPALSWVLIGLVMCYLAFAQGMVSPVTWLLITEIFPSFVRGKGVGYANVVINITNFVISLVFLPLLNTVGSAGTFFIFALINVGSACFSKVYVPETRGKTLDQIEHEARARVSA, encoded by the coding sequence ATGCTATCTGAACAGATTCGATGGCCAAGTGCGGCTGATTCAGTGAGCTCGGTAGATTCCGCGGGTTCAGTAGATTCCATAGATTCCGCGGGTTCGGCCAGGCCTGCTGGTGTAACCCAACCTGTGGAGGTGGCCGGGTCTGCTGATTCTGTCGAGCTCCCATCGGTGGTATCGCCTCCCTCTTCGCACCGGCACTATATGGCCGTGCTTGTTGCGTTGGGCATTTGCGGCGGCGGACTGTATGGCTATACGCTGACCTTCCTTTCCGGTGCGCTGGTCTCCATGAACTTCGACGGTTCCAACCGTCCGCTGAGTGCCTGGGATCAGAGCGTGCTGACGGCTGTGATGCTGTTGGGCAGTGCTATCGGGTCATATGTCGGCGGGGAGCTTGCGGACCGTTTCGGTCGTAAACGGCTCATTATCGCCGGGGGCATCACCGCGGTGGTCGGTGCGTTGCTGTGTGCGCTCGCGACCAGTTTCGGAGGATTTCTGGCGGGCCGCTTTATCGTCGGATTCGCTATCGGTATTACCGAATGCGTCATTCCCATTTACCTCGGTGAGATGGCTCCCGCCAATCGTCGTGGTTTCATTGTTTCGGTCAATTCCGTCATGATTAATGTCGCGCAATTGGCGGCCTCGCTGGTCAACGCGGTTTTGGTGTCCGTCGCCGACTGGCACGCGATGGTGTGGGCGGCCGTGGTGCCTACGGTTCTGCTGACGGTCGTTGCGCTGGTCATCAAGGAGGCTCCGACTTTCAGCGGTCGGCAGAGCGATGTGTCAAATAAACGTGACGTGACTACGGTTTCGTCCCCCAAACAAGACTCTTCGTCGCAAGCGGATTCTGATACAAATGTTGTTCTGGAGCAGGCTACATCGCCGCGCTCGGCGAATCAGGCAAACAGGAGCGCGGCAAAAGCTCCGACGTTCCGTGCCCCCTGGTTGCGTCGCGTGTTGTTTGTAGGCATCGGCGTCGCGATGATTAATCAGCTCATCGGGTGTAATGCAATCAACTATTTTGCTCCCACCATGTTTTCTAGCACACTCGGTATCGACCCCCACAACTCCGTCGTAGCAATGGTGCCGGTCATGGCCGCTTCCGCAGTCGCGGCCATAATCGGCGGGCTCATTTTCATCGACAGAATCAACCGTCGCACGTTCCTGATCGTCGGTTTGTGCGGTTCCTCGTTCTTCTTGGCCGCAGTTGGTCTGTGCTATCTTTTCATTGATTCGAAACATCCGAATCCCGCGCTATCGTGGGTGTTGATTGGCCTCGTGATGTGCTACCTCGCTTTTGCGCAGGGGATGGTCTCGCCCGTTACCTGGCTGCTGATAACCGAGATATTCCCGAGTTTTGTGCGTGGCAAGGGTGTCGGTTACGCGAATGTCGTCATCAATATTACGAATTTCGTCATTTCTTTGGTGTTCCTGCCGTTGCTCAACACGGTCGGCTCGGCGGGGACGTTCTTCATATTCGCGCTCATCAATGTTGGTTCCGCATGCTTCAGCAAGGTGTACGTGCCTGAGACCCGCGGCAAAACCCTGGATCAGATCGAGCATGAGGCGCGGGCACGCGTTTCCGCCTGA